Sequence from the Brachionichthys hirsutus isolate HB-005 chromosome 4, CSIRO-AGI_Bhir_v1, whole genome shotgun sequence genome:
ACCAGAACCTTCAGCTCtcctgtagcccccccccgacctctGACCACACCCCTCTGTGGGGGTCCGGTCCGAATCTTGTCCCGCCTCCACAGGACCTGTGTGTACGTGCTGGGTGTGATCGCTAAGACCAGGCAGGGCTGTGAGGTTCTGAAGCCGTTTGGGTGGGACGCGGTGAGACACAGTCGCAGGACGCCGTGGCCCGTCACGCCCGACGAGGTGGACACGCAGCCGAGGTCCGAGCTGTCCTCGGTCCCGAGCACGCTCAGCTTGTACTCGGAGTCCACCAGCTCACGCCACAACAGCGAGAGCGAGTCTCAGCCCGGTAAGGAGCGCcgccctgccccgccccgccccggacCTCGTGTCCTTCATCACTGTCTCTCGTTCCAGGTATGTACCTCCTGGATGACGACAGGTGTGATGCTCTGGACCCGGCAGACGAGCCCCCCTTCTACCTGCAGTCCAAGTCCAGCAAGGAGCGCAGCCCCTTCACCATCCTGGCCTCGACGCGCTTCGTCCGCGCCCGCTTCCTCAACTCCCTGTCCCTCCCCAGCAAGAAGCTGCGCTCCACCAGCGACCCCAAGACCCCGTCGGGCTGCCGCACCCCCACCGAGCTGAAGACGGGGAGCATGAGGCGGAACAGGACGGTGACGGAGCCCTCCGTCTACAGCCCCCACCAGGGGGACGTCTTCACCTCCGTGTTCAACGGCAGGATGCAGAAGAGCCCCACCGTCAGCCTGGAGACCTCCTTCGTCGGGACGAGGGGGGGCTCTGAGGAGCAGCTGCTCCGGGGTGGGGGCTcgggactcggactcggggccGTAGAGCCCCCCAGCAGGGAGCGTCTAGCGGGAGGAGACggcggctcctcctccagcgggggcaacgtgggggggggcgggactcAGTTTAAGAGCCGCAGCCAGAGCTTCAACACGGACACCACAACCAGCGGCATCAGCTCCATGAGCTCCAGCCCCTCCAGGGAGGCCGGGGGGGCCCCGGAGCCGGACTCCTCCGACTGCGTGAGTCTGAACACGGTGGTGTCGGCCAAGACCGTCAAAACCCCGTCCTCCCTCGCCCCCCAGGCTCAGACCGACCACGTGTCCACATCAAAGTCCTCCAGCGTGTCCCTGGTCCCGCCCGGCTCCTCGCACACCCTCCCCCGCCGGGGTCAGTCCCTGAAGGCCCCGTCGGACTGCAGCTTCATGTACACCAGCCCCCGGGACGCGCTAGGCTACGCTACGCTGaagcggctgcagcagcagcggatgCACACGTCTTTGTCCCACAGCGAAGCGCTGGCGTCCCCCGCCAAAGACGTGCTGTTCACCGACACCATCACCATGAAGACCGGCAGCCTGGACTCCAGGCTCACGCCGCGCAGGTGAGGAGGGGGCGGCGCCGTCTGTCTTTGACGCGCTGCGGCGTGTTCTCTGTGACCCTCTGCTGTGTCTGTCAGGCtgtcagagaggaggggggccGTTATAAACCCGGACCGCAGGCTGGCCAGGACGCTCGTACCGCGGTGGGTGGGCCTCAGCGGCGTCCTCCTGGAGACGTAGCTCCTAGCGCCTCAGCTAGccgcttagcttagcataaagtgCAGCTTCCCGCTGGCTGTTCCCACCTTTAGTTGTTCCCCTTCCCTGAGGAGATGGAACCCGACACCCGGATGGTTCAGCATGAAGTGGGCGTAACGAGCAGAGGGCACAAAGTCAGAGTCCTCACAGCGCAGGTTATTGATCATCAAAGGCAGGAGAGGCTTCAGGGCAGTCAATGATTCAATCGTTAAATGAGGACGATTGATCCGGTTGATCAGAAGCCCATTTGGACCTCAGCACGTCCCAGGATGAGGCGCTGGGACGTCCTCCTGTAGCTGCTGCTCAGTAACTGTtcatgccccgcccctctgccccccctctgcccccccccaggttccTGAAGGCTCTGAGCTTTGCCTCTCTGGATAAAGAGGAGCTGCTCAGTCCCATCAACCAAAGCACGCTGCagcgctgctcctccagccgcTCCATGGCGTCCGGCGCCTCGTACGGTTGCTATGACGACTACATCGGGCTCGCCCTGCCGGTGGACATCAACCACGTTTTCCACATCAGAGAGCCGGCCTACTTTCAGCAGAGGGTCAGCCCGCCGTCGGAGGAGCGGAGACGCTTCGTCTTTGGCGACGGAGACGGTAAATTTAGAAACGTTGTTCCTTTATTtgaacagcgctaaccactgtgccaccgtgctgcagaGCAACGCGACAGCAGCAATGTGTCTGTGGTTACCATGgtttcacctgctgcaggtgatAGGCCCGCCCTCCCGGCGCTGAAGCAGCAGTTCAGCATCTCTGAGCTCATCCACAGCCAGAACGTCGCCGTGGGCTCGGAGGAGACGGGCCTGCAGGACCACGCCGAGGAGAACTGCCTCTACTGCGTGGGGGGCGTGGTCCTGGGGCGCCCCGCCCAGCCGCAGACCAACACACCTCACACAGGTGAGCCGCTCAGCGGTCCGGGGACACCATGTCCTCAGAGCAGGAGGTAACCGGTGACCTTTGTTCCGTCAGACTACGTCGACTTCCCCTcatggggggggcagggcgGCCATCGTCTGGAGGTGATGCCTCAGTCCAAGTTCTCAGGTGTGTCCGGCTGCAGCGACGCCGCCGTGTCACAGGGCTCCGTCTGTGGCACGCCCACACCTGGTGACATCGTCATAGGCAAGGCCACGACAAGCcgcagcccccccacacacacatgttcatcTATTGATTACCAATAATTCAGTGTTAATCAGCACTCACCTGGAGGGTTATCAATAACAACCATCTTCTATAGGTTGATCTCCAGTattgattgtgtttatttaggaGGCAAGGCGATATCAGAAGATGGCCCCGCCTCCCGCGTTCTGCTGAGGAAGGAGGTTCTGCGCCTCATCATCAACCTCAGTTCTTCTGTCGGAACCAAAGGACATGAAACGGGACTCCTGACGtaaaccccgccccctccgtGTCCCCCAGGTGAGTCCATCAGAGACTCATTTGTCCTTGTCCTGCAGGATCAAGGAGAAGTTCCCGTACGCCTTCGACGACGTCTGCCTCTACTCCGAGGTCTCCCACCTGTTGGCCCACTGCATGTTCCGCCTGACCTCCAGGCGCTTCATCCAGGAGCTCTTCCAGGACGTGCAGTTCATGCCGGTAGGTCCCGCtgcaggaggcgtggcctctgAGCCTGTCCGCAGGCTCACGCTCGCTTTGTCCTCAGATGTACGAGGAAGCAGAGGCGATCCTGAGGAAGCTCCCGAAGCCTGTGGAGGAGGACGTTGACCCTCCTGCAGAGTCCTGAGCGTCCTCCCGCGGTgcacaggccccgcccccctgctgAGAGAAAGACCaggaggacggagaggaggcggaggcggctAGAAACGAAGGACATCGTGTCTGTAAAGGAGAGCAGTTGAACCAGATCCTGTTTTCAGGTGAGGATCACAAAGACTCGCGTTTtaaaagaagatgaagatgaagatgaagaagaagaagaagaagaagattctcTCAGCATTTTATCCAGAGGCGTTTCAGTCACGAAAGGAATCCGGCCGGTCGTCTACCTGGTGGTTCCTCTGATGAAACGGGACGCTGCTGTCTGTAGACTCACCTGGGGCCTGCAcggcccccgccccgccccgccccgcccaaaCTGTCCCAGCCAGACATGTGCTCCTCTGTGCCGGCAGGTATCACACGACTGCTTTCCTAGTTCTTGTATCTCTGACAGTCAGACGGAACCAAACACACGTTCTCACCGGAACCCGCCGGCCGACTTGTGATGTCACCTCGGCGTCATTTATCAGCCCCGAATACGTTCCCACGATGCAACATCACTGTCTGTCATTGgctgagacggaggaggaggagctggagggaggTGCGATGACTTCAGGTTGCCAGGGAAACGGGAGCTCTGTTTCCATTGGCTGGTTTTGCTCTAATGCTGCTACACAAATGGACCAGAGACGATTGATAGATCGGTGATCTGATCggttatttatattttcctgTGTTGTAATTTAAGAAGTTCTTGCTTTCCCGTGTAGAATGTGTTCAGAATGTTTGCAGAACCTACGGCCCGTCCGAGGGAATAAACGGAACCGGAAACAtccgctctgctgcttcttctccGTCGGAATGATGGGAATGTCCAACtccctgctgctgggggggggtggggggggcagcaggtggttgagcgggtcgtcctatgatcgaaaggttggcggtttgattcccggccaCAGGCACGGCAGGTCAAGGTGACTCCACATTGCTGCACCAATCAGATGgcctgttgctgttgctggTTTCCATGCCAACGCAGCTCAGATACATGTTGttagcagagggggggggggggggggggcgtccagcGTGTGACCCTGCAGAAATCAAACATGGCTTGTTTCTCTCAGATGTTTAAATCTGTGCCGGTGACGCTTCTCCTCTGCCGAGATgacccccctaaccctaaccctaaccccccccccccccccgacaggtgTGGCTTAAGACGCTGATTAGACAGCAGGATTATTGCACAGGTGTGCTTTAGGCTGGTCACAATAAAAGGTTTGTTTCATTCTAAAAGCTGAATGGTCAAAcatcgatgcccccccccccccccctcagatccAATATTCATCagggtcctggttctggtgaGACCTGAAGGACAAACAGCCCGACGTGAAGCTCGGTCCAAAAGACGTCATCTGAGTTTGATTTAGTTTAAGGACAACGTTGAGTCAGACGTCCAGGACCCGGTTCGTGTCTCCGGGCTGAGACGTCCATCGTGACGGGGGAGGACACCGCCGAGGACACCGCCGGAGGACACCGCCGAGGACACCGCCGAGGACACCGCCGGAGGACACCGCCGAGGACACCGCCGAGGACACCGCCGAGGACACCGCCGAGGACACCGCCGGAGGACACCACCGGAGGACACCGCCGAGGACACCGCCGGAGGACACCGCCGAGGACACCGCCGGAGGACACCGCCGGGGACACCGCCGGAGGACACCGCCGGAGGACACCGCCGGGGACACCGCCGGAGGACACCGCCGGAGGACACCGCCGGGGACACCGCCGGAGGACACCGCCGAGGACACCGCCGAGGACACCGCCGGAGGACACCGCCGGGGGACACCGCCGGAGGACACCGCCGGAGGACACCGCCGGAGGACACCGCCGGAGGACACCGCCGGAGGACACCGCCGGAGGACACCGCCGGGGGACACCGCCGGAGGACACCGCCGGAGGACACCGCCGGAGGACACCGCCGGAGGACACCGCCGGAGGACACCGCCGGAGGACACCGCCGGGGACACCGCCGGAGGACACCGCCGGAGGACACGGAAAATGTTCGCCTTCGAAGTCAGAGTGTTTCGGCTGAGAGGCCGTGAAGCGACGATGCGTCATTCCCACGTGTCacccaccgtgtgtgtgtgtgtgtgtgtggtctgtgtcggtgtgtgtcggtgtgtgtgggtgtgtgtaggtgtgtgtgtgtgtgtgtgtgtgtgtgggcctggCACTGAACGTTATCTGACACGGTGTTTGGGAGAGTGAAACATGCTCGTAGTGTCCGCCAGCCAACCTTGGCGAcatggccgtgtgtgtgtgtgtgtgtgtgtgtgtgtgtgtggtctgtgtgtgtgtgtgtgtgtgtgtgtgtggtctgtgtctgtgtgtgtgtgtgtgtgtgtgtgtaggtgtgtgtgtctgtgtgtgtgtgtgtgtgtgtgtgtgtgtgtgtgtgtgtggtctgtgtgtgtgtgtgtgtgtgtgtgtgtggtctgtgtctgtgtgtgtgtgtgtgtgtgtgtgtaggtgtgtgtgtctgtgtgtgtgtgtgtgtgtgtgtgtgtgtgtgtgtgtgtgtgtggtctgtgtgtgtgtgtgtgtgtgtgtgtgtggtctgtgtctgtgtgtggtctgtgtctgtgtctgtgtgtgtgtgtgtgtgtgtgtgtgtgtgtgtgtgtgtgtgtgtgtgtgtgtgtgtgtgtgtgtgtgtgtgtgtgtgggtgtgtgtgtgtgtgtgtgtgtgtggtctgtgtgtgtgtgtgtgtgtgtgtgtgtgtgtgtaggtgtgtgtgtgtgtaggtgtgtgtgtgtgtgtgtgtgtgtgtggtctgtgtctgtgtgtgtgtctgtgtgtgtgtgtgtgtgtgtgtgtgtgtgtggtctgtgtctgtgtgtgtgtgtgtgtgtgtgtgtgtgtgtgtggtctgtgtctgtgtgtgtgtgtgtaggtgtgtgtgtgtgtgtgtgtgtgtgtggtctgtgtctgtgtgtgtgtgtgtgtgtgtgtgtgtgtggtctgtgtctgtgtgtgtgtgtgtaggtgtgtgtgtgtgtgtgtgtgtgtggtctgtgtctgtgtgtctgtgtgtgtgtgtgtgtgtgtgtgtgtgtgtgtgtgtggtctgtgtgtgggtgtgtgtgtgtgtgtgtgtgtgtgtgtgtggtctgtgtgtgtgtgtgtgtgtgtgtgtgtgtgtgtgtgtgtgtgtgtgtgtgtgtgtggtctgtgtctgtgtgtgtgtgtgtgtgtgtgtgtgtgtgtgtgtgtgtgtgtgtgtgtgtgtgtgtgtgtgtgtgtgtgtgtgtgtgtgtgtgtgtgggtgtgtgtaggtgtgtgtgtgtgtgtgtgtgtgtgtggtctgtgtctgtgtgtgtgtgtgtgtgtgtgtgtgtgtgtgtgtgtggtctgtgtgtgtgtgtgtggtctgtgtctgtgtgtgtgtctgtgtgtgtgtgtgtgtctgtgtgtgtgtgtgtgtgtgtgtgtgtgtgtctgtgtgtgtgtctgtgtgtgtgtgtgtgtgtgtgtgtgtgtgtgtgtgtgtgtgtgtgtgtgtgtgtgtgtgtgtgtgtgtgtgtgtgtgtgtccttgcattcctctctctctcgtatAAAGGTTCCTCCCCGGGTCGCACACAGACGCCGTCTCCGCTTTGCCGGCAGCTTTACGGTTCAGACCCGTTTTAATCTTCGTGTTCTTCTCCTGGAACACGAGATGCTGCCTGCGACCTTCAAACTGTGCGCTGGGATCTCCTATCGGCACACGAGGAACATGACAGGTGAGTCAGAAATCTCCATTCAGCACCTTGGGGGACGTTGTCCCGTTgtgggagacggagacggagacggaatGAGGTTTACTTCCTGTGCGTGAACTCGTTTCGGTCTCTCTCCCAGGTCTGAGGAAGAACGCCATGGTGGCCATTCACGATGAGCTGAGGAGGCTGGCAGGTCCGGGCCCGGTCCGCCGTCGAGGCTCCCTCCTCGGTGAGGCGATGCTTCCACGGATCCAGGAGAACAAACGAAGGGAAACTTACCTTCCGTCCTGTTTGCAGGTTCTCggattgaggaggaggaggggtacAGTGAGGAGGAGCTGTCTTATGTGAAACAAGGCGAGGACGCGTTGCAGAAGGCCGTCAGCATCCTCAGCCAGCAGGAAGGCTGGACCATCGAGACGGTGGCCGTGAGTAGAGACCGGCTCGGCTAACGTTCCTCTGATCGGTCGGGGCAGAGGTCCAGCTGCTACCTGCTCAGATCAATAACTACATTGACATTGTTGAATACCTTCAGGCAAACGGAGACAAAGTCCTGAGCAAGAGCTTGTCTGACATCGGCAAGGTGTTCAAGCTGGAGGTGATGCTGGAGCAACGTCCGGACCTCCTCTATGAAGAACTGGTGGCAAACATGGAGCAGATGGGGGAGTGGAACCCGACCGTC
This genomic interval carries:
- the star gene encoding steroidogenic acute regulatory protein, mitochondrial, with translation MLPATFKLCAGISYRHTRNMTGLRKNAMVAIHDELRRLAGPGPVRRRGSLLGSRIEEEEGYSEEELSYVKQGEDALQKAVSILSQQEGWTIETVAANGDKVLSKSLSDIGKVFKLEVMLEQRPDLLYEELVANMEQMGEWNPTVKQVKILQKVGQNTVITHEVSADTPGNVVGTRDFVSVRCAKRRGSTCFLAGMSTQHPQMPEQRGVVRAENGHTCIVMKPCTEDPNKTSFTWLLNLDLKGWIPKTMTNKVLSQMQVDFAHHLRQRMADEVGTGPVQAC